From the genome of Rhizobium oryzihabitans:
CGTCGTCGGTTCGTCGGCGATCAGAAGCGCCGGGCGACAGATCAGCGCCATGGCGATCATGGCGCGCTGGCGCATGCCCCCGACAATTCGAAGGGATACATGTTCACGACCTTCTTCGGGTTGGAAAACCCTACAAGATCGAGCGTTTCATGCATTTTTTCCGCGCGCTCGGCCGGCGACAGGATGCTGTGGATTCTCAGCGCCTCGTCGATCTGGTTGCCGATGGTGTGCAGCGGTGAAAAAGACGTCATCGGCTCCTGAAAAATCAGCCCGATGCGATTTCCGCGGATGGCCCGTATCTCCCGGCCGTCCTTCGGCAATTGCAGCAGATCGACGGGGCCGGCGGCGGTATTTTTAGGATCGGTAAAGAGTACGCGGCCGTTCACGCGCGCCGTCTTGGGGTGGATGCCCATGATGGTCTGACCGATGACGGATTTTCCGGAGCCGGACTCGCCGACCAGCGCGGTTACTTTGCCCGGAAGAATGCGGAGACTGGCGCCTCTCACGGCTTCAATGGTGCCACCCATAAGAGAAAACGAGACCCGCAGGTTTTCAATACGGAGCAAATCTGCGCCTGCGCTCATGCCAAAGGGTTCCTTGCCGTCTCTTTATCGTTGCCTTGTGACAACTTGCTCAGGAGGGCTTAAATTCACGTTATCGCAGGGTTTGTTGTCTGTCTATGCTTCTGAAACATCGAATTGTTTAGCAAATTCAAAGCCGGCTTCTGAAACCTGACGGCTTGCGCGACGGCTCTTGTTTGACGATATGTTAACGAGCGTTTCTGGATGAGGATCCATGTCCGACAAGAAATATTACGATGCCCAGCTAGACAGAGCCCGGCAGTTGCAAAACGAAGGCCTGTATGGGGAAGCGCATGCGCTTCTCCTATCGCTGGTTGCAGTAAAAGACGGGCACCTGATGGGCGAGGAAACAGTGCTCGGCTTGCCGCGCAGGCTTCATTCCGCGCGGCTGCGTCTCGCCAAGGCCGAAGGCGATATGGTCGCCAGGATCGGCTATCAGTATACGCTGGTTCCGCCGCCGCGGGTGCTGGCAAAATATGCACAATTTTCGCCTGAAGAGCGCCGCACGATCAACCTGAAAAGCAGGGAGGAAGTGCCGAGGCTCATTCACCAGATATGGATTGGTGAAAAGGCTCCGCCCGCATCGGTCAAGGCCTGGGCTTCCCATGCGGCCTCGCACGGTTACGAGTATCGCTTCTGGCGCGAGGCCGATCTTGAGCGGGAAGGCGTGTTTGCAAACGACGTCTTCAGAACGATGCTGGATCAGGGCGATTATCCGGGCGCGGTGGATGTGGCCCGTTACATTCTGCTGGAACGTTTCGGCGGCATCTATCTCGATTGTGACTGGTATCCGGCGAGGGACGATCTGAGTTTCGACGCTTTCCTGCCCTTGATGGGGCTGACGGCGTTCGATGAAAAAACGCCGCGCGATACCGGGCAGGGCAGCATGCTTCTTGCCAATTCCTTTATCGCGGCTCCAGCCGGCCATCCCGTCTTTCGCAGGATGCTGGCGGCCTTTCCCGGGATCATCGAGGAGATGCCGCGCGCGCCGGCCTGGTGGTCGACAGGGCCGCTGATCTTCACCGTCATTGCCCGGGCGGGAAGCATCAGCCTCGCGCCTGCATCCTTTGTCGCCGCGTCCCTTCCCGACCGCGCGCCTTTCGAGGCGGTGGAAGCGGTCAGGCGGGAACTCGCAACCGAAGAAGGTGGGTTGCTGATCGCCTGGAAATCATGGTGAAATTTCTTCCACGAGGTCTTTCGAGGACCGCCAGCGTGCGGCGGGATGCTCGGCGGTCACTTCGAAAAGCCGTCCCAGGAAGCGCCAGACATTGTCATCATGTACGAGATGATGGGTGAGGATGCCGGTTGCGCCGCCATTTTCTGTAGTCTTCAGGATGCGGGCGGCGGTCTCGGCGAAAAGAATGTCGTCTTCGCGACCGCCGCGGCTGCCGTGCCAGTCGATGACGTCGACATGGGTGTTCAGGCAGGGCGGCAGGGTGTTTTTCTCCGGGCCGAAAACGGACAACGCGCGATATCCGAGGCCTGCCAATTCCTTCACGATAGCCGCATCTATGCGGTTCCACGGCGGCACGAGCATCGGCACCAGACGCCCGCCATGCAGGTCGTGGAGTTTATCCAGTCCGGATTGCAACTCATCGAGAACGATGGCCGGGTCGCGATGCGAGCCGAGTTCCTGTTTCTTTTCCTTCTCGCCGGCATAATTCATATGGGACCAGCCATGGACGGCGACCTGGGCGATATCAGACGCATCAAGATGCTGCGCGAGCTTATCCGTCGTCATCTCCGGAATGACCGCGAGCGTGACCGGAGCGGAAAAGCTGCCGCAAAGATCGAGCAGCGTGTCGAGAGCCGGTGTTGGCTCCACCGCATCGTCGTCTCTCAGCCAGAGATCGGCGGTTATGCCGCGCCGTCCGCATTCGTCCAGTGCCGCTACGAGTTTTTCCAGACTCATGATGTTCGTGCCTTTGCTCGCAACAGGATATGGTTCAGTTCTTTCGCGGCGTTTTGCAAAGACCGTTCATCCTTGACGAATTGTCGGGCCGCCCTTGCCATTTCTTCACGCCGCCTGTCATTGCCGAGCAGGGTTTCAATTGCTCCGGCATAGGCGGCTTTATCATTTTCTGGTGTCAGTAATCCGGTGGTTCCGGATTTCACCACTTCGGGAACACCGGCCACTTCTTCGGCCACCACGGGCAGCCCGGCCGCCTGCGCTTCAAGATAGGCAAGACCATAGGCTTCGCCATGTCCCGGCCAGACGTAAAGGGACGCTTTGGAAAGAAGAGCAGCGATTTCCGTCGCGGTTTTTTCCCCGTGCCATACAAGGCGGTGAGCGGGAAAAGAGCTGAACAGGGCTTCCACGGCCGCGCGTTCCGGCCCGTCGCCGACGATATCCAGCGTCCAGTGCACCTCCTGCGGCAAGAGGGCAAGCGCTTCGGAAAGTGCGCGGTAGCTGTCGAGCTTGTCCCCCGCCCGCATCATGGCGACGGTGATAAGCCTTGCCGGCGTCGCGCGAGGCTCGTTTTCGAGAAAGGCGCTGGCGTCGATAAAGGGTTGCAAGGTCGCATGGTGGATTGTGGGAGAAGCGCGCAGAAGCCCCTCGCGATCGCGCGCGGTGAAGCAGATATTGACGGCGGCGGCATTCAGTGCGGCCAGCAATTCGTCCTGAACCGCCTGCCAGCCCATGCCGTTGCGTCTCGGGGAATAGGAGGCCTCGGCGGTGACGTAGGGAATATCGAAACGCCTGCCCAGTTCCGGCCCGAGCAAATCCGGGGCCTTGTAATAGGGGTGATAACAAAACCAGAGGTCCGGTGCGCCCTGCTTTCGCCAGCGCTCTGCAATGGTCTCGATTTCGCGTTCGGCCGCA
Proteins encoded in this window:
- a CDS encoding glycosyltransferase family 32 protein — its product is MSDKKYYDAQLDRARQLQNEGLYGEAHALLLSLVAVKDGHLMGEETVLGLPRRLHSARLRLAKAEGDMVARIGYQYTLVPPPRVLAKYAQFSPEERRTINLKSREEVPRLIHQIWIGEKAPPASVKAWASHAASHGYEYRFWREADLEREGVFANDVFRTMLDQGDYPGAVDVARYILLERFGGIYLDCDWYPARDDLSFDAFLPLMGLTAFDEKTPRDTGQGSMLLANSFIAAPAGHPVFRRMLAAFPGIIEEMPRAPAWWSTGPLIFTVIARAGSISLAPASFVAASLPDRAPFEAVEAVRRELATEEGGLLIAWKSW
- a CDS encoding polysaccharide deacetylase family protein, whose protein sequence is MSLEKLVAALDECGRRGITADLWLRDDDAVEPTPALDTLLDLCGSFSAPVTLAVIPEMTTDKLAQHLDASDIAQVAVHGWSHMNYAGEKEKKQELGSHRDPAIVLDELQSGLDKLHDLHGGRLVPMLVPPWNRIDAAIVKELAGLGYRALSVFGPEKNTLPPCLNTHVDVIDWHGSRGGREDDILFAETAARILKTTENGGATGILTHHLVHDDNVWRFLGRLFEVTAEHPAARWRSSKDLVEEISP
- a CDS encoding glycosyltransferase family 4 protein encodes the protein MKIAFYSPLKSPNHPVPSGDRLMARLLMTSMTMGGHEVSVASELRSFLKQADDPARTLLTDAAEREIETIAERWRKQGAPDLWFCYHPYYKAPDLLGPELGRRFDIPYVTAEASYSPRRNGMGWQAVQDELLAALNAAAVNICFTARDREGLLRASPTIHHATLQPFIDASAFLENEPRATPARLITVAMMRAGDKLDSYRALSEALALLPQEVHWTLDIVGDGPERAAVEALFSSFPAHRLVWHGEKTATEIAALLSKASLYVWPGHGEAYGLAYLEAQAAGLPVVAEEVAGVPEVVKSGTTGLLTPENDKAAYAGAIETLLGNDRRREEMARAARQFVKDERSLQNAAKELNHILLRAKARTS